In the Lascolabacillus massiliensis genome, one interval contains:
- a CDS encoding alpha/beta hydrolase: protein MKKNAIIMVCILFAVTVYSQSNPVISLFPEGTVLYGNISYNDNSHEKHLLDIYLPANAKEKVPVLFFIHGGGWLSNDKYADMNYMKETVKEVVENGFALVSIDYRFSTEALFPAQIQDCNKAISYIYDNADKYGIDNDKFAVMGFSAGGHLACMVGLSKNNNIDDFFSERTNRNFNINAVVDFYGPTELILFPGGNDEKSPEAILIGATTVERPDLAKFASPNTYVDKNDPPFLIIHGEKDNLVDVKHSQVLRSWLTINDIPNELIIVEGAPHFGPMFDADFIRAKVISFLKEHLH from the coding sequence ATGAAGAAAAACGCAATTATAATGGTCTGCATTTTATTCGCAGTCACTGTCTATTCACAATCTAATCCTGTAATAAGCTTATTTCCTGAAGGTACAGTTTTATATGGCAATATATCCTATAATGACAATTCTCACGAAAAACATCTGCTAGATATTTATCTTCCTGCCAACGCAAAAGAAAAAGTCCCTGTACTATTTTTCATTCATGGTGGAGGTTGGTTAAGCAATGATAAATATGCCGACATGAACTATATGAAAGAGACAGTTAAAGAGGTAGTGGAAAATGGATTTGCGTTAGTCTCCATTGATTACAGATTCAGTACAGAAGCTCTGTTTCCAGCGCAGATTCAAGATTGCAACAAGGCTATTTCATATATTTATGATAATGCAGATAAATATGGAATAGACAATGACAAGTTTGCGGTGATGGGCTTTTCTGCAGGAGGTCATTTAGCATGTATGGTTGGACTATCAAAAAATAACAATATAGATGATTTCTTTTCAGAAAGAACAAACAGAAATTTCAATATAAATGCTGTAGTAGATTTTTATGGTCCCACGGAATTAATCCTTTTTCCAGGAGGTAATGATGAAAAATCACCTGAAGCAATTTTAATTGGAGCGACTACTGTTGAGCGTCCAGACCTGGCAAAGTTTGCTAGTCCAAACACATATGTTGATAAAAACGATCCTCCATTTCTTATTATTCATGGTGAAAAAGACAATCTGGTAGATGTTAAACATTCACAGGTACTTAGATCATGGTTAACAATTAATGATATTCCCAACGAACTAATCATTGTTGAAGGGGCACCACATTTTGGACCTATGTTCGATGCTGATTTTATTAGAGCGAAAGTGATAAGTTTCTTAAAGGAACATCTGCATTAA
- a CDS encoding GNAT family N-acetyltransferase, producing MILKIDKDIELRQLKFSDAKDIFETIDSQRNYLGKWLPFVESTKSITDSEMYVNSVINADADHFEYVFTIRYCGHFAGIIGFKDTDKVNRKTEIGYWLSEEYQKKGIMTKSVDILCNFAFKALNINKIQIKCAVGNIPSSNIPKRLNFILEGIERDGELLSGSHFVDLEIYSKLKSDCRRRTNKN from the coding sequence ATGATTTTAAAAATTGATAAAGATATTGAACTGAGACAGTTAAAATTTTCTGATGCCAAAGATATCTTTGAGACTATCGATTCGCAAAGGAACTATCTTGGCAAATGGTTACCTTTTGTTGAATCAACAAAGAGTATAACTGACTCTGAAATGTATGTTAACTCAGTAATTAATGCTGATGCAGATCACTTTGAATATGTTTTTACTATAAGGTATTGTGGTCATTTTGCAGGTATTATAGGATTCAAAGATACAGACAAAGTTAATAGGAAAACAGAAATTGGATACTGGCTATCTGAAGAGTATCAGAAAAAGGGCATAATGACAAAATCGGTTGATATTTTATGCAATTTTGCATTTAAAGCGCTTAATATAAATAAAATACAAATAAAGTGTGCCGTAGGAAACATACCAAGTAGTAATATTCCTAAAAGGCTAAACTTTATTTTAGAAGGTATTGAAAGGGACGGTGAATTGCTATCGGGGAGTCATTTTGTTGATTTAGAAATATATAGTAAATTAAAGTCGGACTGCAGACGAAGAACAAATAAGAATTAG
- the rluF gene encoding 23S rRNA pseudouridine(2604) synthase RluF produces MENKDLIRINKYFSEIGYCSRREADKLIEQRRVTINGTVAEMGSKVSYNDEVRLNGKLISPKVDVDGKKKKHVYLLLNKPRGIVCTTDIRREKNNIIDFINYPERIFPIGRLDKDSQGLILLTSDGDIVNKILRAGNNHEKEYLVKVKHPITKTFIQKMGNGVPILGTLTKKCLVEQIDRFTFRIILTQGLNRQIRRMCEYLGNEVVELERYRIMNINLDVPIGKWRHLTDKELNGIFKMVRHSSKTTVI; encoded by the coding sequence ATGGAAAATAAGGATTTAATTCGTATAAATAAATATTTTAGTGAAATTGGTTACTGTTCGCGAAGGGAAGCTGACAAACTGATTGAACAGAGACGTGTTACTATAAATGGCACTGTTGCTGAGATGGGGAGCAAGGTTTCTTATAATGATGAAGTTAGACTTAACGGGAAACTTATATCACCTAAGGTAGATGTTGATGGAAAGAAAAAAAAGCATGTTTACTTATTACTTAACAAACCACGAGGAATTGTATGCACTACAGATATAAGGAGGGAGAAAAATAACATTATTGATTTCATTAACTATCCAGAAAGAATATTTCCAATTGGACGACTGGATAAAGATAGTCAGGGATTGATCTTACTTACTAGTGATGGTGATATCGTTAATAAAATACTTCGTGCAGGAAATAATCACGAAAAAGAGTATCTGGTAAAAGTGAAGCATCCAATAACTAAAACATTTATTCAAAAAATGGGCAATGGTGTTCCAATTCTTGGAACATTGACAAAAAAATGTTTGGTGGAGCAAATAGACAGGTTTACATTCAGAATAATCCTAACTCAAGGTCTTAACAGACAAATACGACGTATGTGTGAATATCTGGGAAATGAGGTGGTTGAACTGGAAAGATACAGGATAATGAATATTAACCTTGATGTTCCAATCGGAAAATGGAGACATTTAACTGATAAAGAACTCAATGGTATTTTTAAAATGGTTAGACATTCTTCAAAGACAACAGTGATTTAA
- a CDS encoding DnaJ C-terminal domain-containing protein produces MAYIDYYKILGVDKNASADEIKKAYRKLARRLHPDLNPNDKEAHRKFQELNEANEVLSDPDKRAKYDKYGENWKHGEEFEKAREQYQQQWGNNQQWSNQGGQTFYTEGDFSDDDFSDFFHSMFGYGFTNRTRTSGRRNRYKGADYQAELRLTLREAMNTHQQTLTINGKNVRITIPAGVSDGQKIKLKGYGQEGIGGGPNGDLYITFIIEDDTRFKRLGDDIYTDVTVDLYTVVLGGDVTVNTLDGQVKMQIKPGTQPGSKLRLKGKGFPVYKRDNSFGDLYVTLRVQIPEHLTDEEKKLFTQLSKIRRS; encoded by the coding sequence ATGGCTTACATTGATTATTATAAAATATTGGGGGTTGACAAGAATGCATCTGCAGATGAAATAAAAAAGGCTTATCGCAAACTGGCGAGAAGGCTACACCCTGATCTGAACCCTAATGATAAAGAAGCACACAGAAAATTTCAGGAGCTGAATGAAGCAAATGAAGTACTTAGTGATCCCGATAAACGTGCTAAGTATGATAAATATGGAGAAAACTGGAAACATGGAGAGGAGTTCGAGAAAGCCAGGGAACAATATCAACAACAGTGGGGAAACAATCAGCAATGGAGTAATCAGGGAGGTCAGACATTTTATACAGAAGGCGATTTCTCTGATGATGACTTCTCAGATTTTTTTCATTCGATGTTTGGATATGGTTTTACAAATCGCACTAGAACTTCTGGCAGACGAAACAGATATAAGGGAGCTGACTATCAGGCTGAATTGAGACTGACTCTCCGGGAAGCAATGAATACACATCAGCAAACCTTAACTATTAATGGTAAAAATGTGCGAATAACCATTCCTGCCGGAGTATCGGATGGACAGAAAATTAAACTTAAAGGATATGGACAGGAAGGTATTGGAGGTGGGCCAAACGGCGATCTTTATATAACATTCATAATTGAGGATGATACTCGGTTCAAACGACTTGGTGATGACATTTATACTGATGTTACAGTTGACTTATATACTGTCGTTTTGGGTGGTGATGTAACAGTGAATACTCTTGACGGACAGGTTAAAATGCAGATTAAACCTGGTACACAACCGGGTTCAAAATTAAGACTTAAAGGCAAGGGTTTCCCAGTATATAAAAGGGATAACAGTTTTGGTGATTTATATGTTACTCTAAGGGTACAAATACCGGAACATCTTACAGATGAAGAGAAAAAGCTATTTACCCAATTATCAAAAATCAGAAGATCATGA
- a CDS encoding chaperone modulator CbpM — MSEKRLRYSECLKIYDVEDSFIDSLHNMGLIHVVVHEDERFIEYDELTDLEQFIRWYYDMDINVEGIDALQNMLSKVKQLQTEIEQLKYELSFYKSLL; from the coding sequence ATGAGTGAGAAAAGATTACGATATAGTGAATGCCTGAAAATATACGATGTGGAGGATTCATTTATAGACTCATTACACAATATGGGCTTGATTCATGTAGTGGTTCATGAAGATGAACGTTTTATAGAATACGATGAATTAACTGATCTGGAGCAATTCATTCGTTGGTATTATGATATGGACATCAATGTGGAGGGTATAGATGCTCTGCAGAACATGCTTAGCAAGGTAAAACAGCTTCAGACAGAAATAGAACAGCTAAAATATGAGTTATCCTTTTATAAGTCACTTTTATAG
- a CDS encoding outer membrane beta-barrel protein, whose amino-acid sequence MSDIWQNKLRNRINSYEETAPDGLWEELERQIDSDIMLGEEDISENYISGKVINIQNRKLHRLRSISISAIAAAAVVVLFYLLNIKQDNTIHEPILKENNIDIEFADKSELDLNKEVPDIILAKNNIKPKVTSSNILTTSENKSSETEINNGITLYNEDIVTERVDEPVVIEEQVVNDISKENLEDWNELLIASSSNIDNLKRSRWQTNVSISNTSSGSSETFPGYGTFALKETVNQQYAFLSEYSREGAYTDIKHEQPITLGLTLRYNINDKWNITSGITYSLLSSKLRSQGENYYYDDNQKLHYIGVPLNIAYNFWQNNNFLGYFTAGAHMQKNVCGRLVSNYYIDNQLESTTSERITEKELQWSVNSAVGIEYRVSDYLGLYAEPGIDYYFKNSSELKTIYKDRPFSFNLRVGIRFTFND is encoded by the coding sequence ATGAGCGATATTTGGCAAAATAAACTCCGCAATCGTATAAATTCTTACGAAGAGACTGCACCCGATGGTTTGTGGGAAGAATTGGAGCGACAAATTGATTCCGATATAATGTTGGGAGAGGAGGATATTTCCGAAAACTATATTTCTGGAAAAGTAATTAATATACAAAATAGGAAATTGCATAGATTACGGAGTATCAGTATAAGTGCAATCGCCGCAGCAGCAGTAGTTGTTCTGTTTTATCTACTGAATATTAAACAAGACAATACTATACATGAACCCATTTTAAAAGAAAACAACATAGATATAGAATTTGCAGATAAAAGTGAGTTAGATTTAAATAAAGAGGTACCTGATATTATACTCGCTAAAAATAATATTAAACCAAAAGTTACTTCAAGTAATATATTAACAACTTCTGAAAATAAATCTTCCGAAACTGAGATAAATAATGGTATTACATTATATAACGAAGATATAGTAACTGAAAGAGTTGATGAACCCGTTGTTATAGAAGAACAGGTAGTAAATGATATAAGTAAAGAAAATCTTGAAGATTGGAACGAATTACTGATAGCTTCATCAAGCAACATAGACAACTTAAAAAGATCCAGATGGCAAACAAATGTTTCCATCTCAAATACTTCTTCCGGATCATCAGAAACATTCCCCGGATATGGTACATTTGCTCTTAAAGAGACAGTTAATCAGCAGTATGCATTCCTTTCAGAGTATTCGCGTGAAGGTGCATACACCGATATAAAACATGAGCAACCAATCACTTTAGGTTTAACTCTAAGATATAATATAAATGACAAATGGAATATTACGAGTGGTATAACATACTCATTGTTGTCGTCTAAATTGCGATCCCAGGGTGAAAATTATTATTATGATGATAATCAGAAGTTGCACTATATTGGTGTGCCCTTAAACATAGCATACAACTTCTGGCAAAATAACAACTTTCTTGGTTACTTTACTGCAGGTGCACATATGCAAAAGAACGTTTGTGGCAGACTTGTCTCAAACTATTATATAGACAATCAGCTTGAGTCAACCACTTCAGAAAGAATCACGGAAAAAGAGTTGCAATGGTCAGTTAACTCTGCTGTAGGAATAGAATACAGAGTATCTGATTATCTGGGTTTATATGCTGAACCAGGAATAGATTATTACTTCAAGAACAGTAGTGAATTAAAAACAATATATAAAGACCGACCTTTTAGTTTTAATTTAAGAGTAGGCATCAGGTTTACTTTTAATGACTGA
- a CDS encoding RNA polymerase sigma factor, which yields MRKDESRERELIQQIVHGDKVAMKMFYDTYSGYLTAVCARYISDKEDIKDVLQESFLKIFRAIHNFKYRGIGSLKAWSARIVVNESLKFIRENDKMQLMSLNDWDIPDDNDNIEPDFEDIPTTAILEMISSLPVGYRTVFNLYVFEEKSHKEIASMLNIAENSSASQFHRAKRLLVKEIEKYRLNKENNERYLAK from the coding sequence ATGAGAAAAGACGAAAGCAGAGAGCGTGAGCTAATTCAGCAAATTGTGCATGGTGACAAAGTTGCTATGAAGATGTTCTATGATACCTATTCCGGCTATCTAACAGCTGTATGCGCTCGTTACATATCAGATAAAGAGGATATTAAAGATGTATTACAGGAGAGTTTTCTTAAAATATTCAGAGCAATACATAACTTTAAGTACAGAGGTATAGGATCTCTAAAAGCCTGGTCAGCACGTATCGTCGTGAATGAGTCTCTAAAATTTATCAGGGAAAACGATAAAATGCAGCTGATGAGTTTGAATGACTGGGATATACCTGATGATAATGATAACATTGAACCGGATTTTGAAGATATTCCAACAACTGCAATTCTTGAGATGATTAGTTCACTTCCTGTCGGTTATCGTACAGTCTTTAACCTGTATGTGTTTGAAGAGAAAAGTCATAAAGAGATAGCATCAATGTTGAATATTGCAGAGAATAGTTCCGCCTCACAGTTTCATAGAGCCAAGAGGTTGTTAGTTAAAGAGATAGAGAAGTATAGGTTAAATAAAGAGAATAATGAGCGATATTTGGCAAAATAA
- a CDS encoding NigD1/NigD2 family lipoprotein has product MKTTKFLLASLFVMSMIILPSCLDDDDYDMSLRYPNALVTVKETADDKLFFQLDDQTTLLPVNINTHPYGGKEVRALVNYKEVDVPSGDFDKAVHVNWIDSIRTKPMAPNLGDQNDEKYGNDPVEIVRDWVTIAEDGYLTLRFRTLWSNMGVTHHVNLIPTNNPENPYEVEFRHDAKGDVGGRMGDGLVAFKLDDLPDTEGETVKLKLIWNAFNGVTKSVEFDYKTRTATPGTNAIAEQRNVIPLN; this is encoded by the coding sequence ATGAAAACAACCAAATTTCTTTTAGCATCACTTTTTGTTATGAGCATGATTATTTTACCTTCATGTCTTGATGATGATGATTATGACATGAGTCTAAGATATCCCAATGCCCTGGTAACAGTTAAAGAGACTGCTGATGATAAACTCTTCTTCCAATTGGATGATCAAACAACACTACTTCCGGTAAATATAAATACCCATCCATACGGAGGAAAGGAAGTGAGAGCATTAGTAAATTATAAAGAAGTTGATGTTCCAAGTGGTGATTTTGATAAAGCTGTACACGTAAACTGGATTGATAGTATAAGAACAAAACCAATGGCACCAAATTTAGGAGATCAAAACGATGAAAAGTATGGAAATGATCCCGTTGAAATAGTACGTGACTGGGTAACTATTGCCGAAGATGGATATCTTACTCTTCGCTTCAGAACATTATGGAGCAATATGGGTGTAACCCATCACGTAAACCTCATTCCTACTAACAACCCTGAAAACCCTTACGAGGTGGAGTTCAGGCATGATGCAAAAGGTGATGTTGGCGGTAGAATGGGAGATGGTTTAGTTGCATTTAAACTCGATGATCTGCCAGACACAGAAGGTGAGACAGTTAAATTAAAATTAATTTGGAATGCATTTAATGGCGTTACCAAATCAGTGGAATTTGATTATAAAACACGTACTGCAACTCCGGGTACAAATGCTATTGCAGAACAAAGAAATGTGATCCCCTTGAATTAA